The Gavia stellata isolate bGavSte3 chromosome 1, bGavSte3.hap2, whole genome shotgun sequence genome has a segment encoding these proteins:
- the NDUFV3 gene encoding NADH dehydrogenase [ubiquinone] flavoprotein 3, mitochondrial isoform X1: MAASSLLGCGRAATRKVLRLEARGLPGAAPSAALCTRPAGSGTPPPTNVVAPQGSTKLLAIKAPAEFPKMLSSSSLLVSANKGESISSTNLKEASKPSAEDMRMFMSRKTVVAFPQRVVVSSLEEENLTTPATEGGLRNKLVEEETLSSSSSDSDSSSDSEEENDDDSEVAIKTKIEFPRRDSIFSENIAVKASMLAKENLSQKSHKGYVAKKKPCKRETDVSAIKQVAFSKTSVSHETSKSKARDLKVKSTPKEAVRQKLVLEPYMVESQDLADVTHKSDYLEEKSIGTQVAAIQLKASSVTQEDKKQKLVSRGEEKKVKQAQESEAEAVTAPKLEEENSESTMLVMGTAAKEETIQEAGVQAGERSTIEETTTAAEPAPEEFDNSTYKNLQHHEYNIYTFVDSVAVLSKFRQPQPSSGRPSPRH; this comes from the exons ATGGCCGCTTCCTCCCTGCTGGGCTGCGGCCGGGCGGCGACCCGCAAG GTTTTGCGGCTGGAGGCCCGCGGGCTGCCAGGGGCGGCTCCCTCCGCGGCGCTCTGTACCAGGCCGGCGGGCTCCGGGACGCCGCCGCCAACGA ATGTAGTGGCACCACAGGGAAGCACCAAGCTGCtagccatcaaggcaccagcTGAATTTCCTAAAATGTTGTCTTCTAGCTCTCTCCTAGTATCTGCAAACAAAGGTGAGAGCATATCTAGTACTAACCTCAAGGAAGCTTCAAAACCTTCTGCTGAAGACATGAGGATGTTCATGTCAAGAAAAACTGTGGTTGCATTTCCTCAGCGAGTAGTTGTTTCTTCCCTTGAGGAGGAAAACCTCACTACACCTGCAACAGAAGGAGGCTTGAGGAACAAGTTAGTTGAGGAAGAAACTTTGTCTTCATCCAGCTCAGATTCAGATTCTAGCTCAGAttctgaggaagaaaatgatGATGATTCAGAAGTTgctattaaaaccaaaattgaGTTTCCTAGACGAGATTCCATCTTTTCTGAGAACATAGCAGTAAAGGCATCAATGCTAGCAAAAGAGAACTTGTCCCAGAAATCCCACAAAGGATATGTAGCTAAGAAGAAGCCatgcaaaagagaaactgaTGTGTCTGCTATCAAGCAGGTTGCATTTTCTAAAACATCAGTCAGCCATGAAACATCAAAATCCAAAGCAAGAGACCTTAAAGTAAAATCAACTCCAAAAGAAGCAGTTCGGCAGAAGCTGGTCTTAGAACCATACATGGTTGAAAGCCAAGACCTGGCTGATGTCACTCATAAGTCTGATTATTTGGAGGAAAAGTCTATTGGAACCCAAGTAGCAGCTATTCAGCTGAAAGCTTCATCAGTGACTcaggaagacaaaaagcaaaagctggtatccagaggagaagaaaaaaaggtgaagcaGGCACAGGagtcagaagcagaagcagtaaCTGCTCCTAAACTAGAAGAAGAGAATTCTGAAAGCACAATGTTGGTGATgggcactgcagcaaaggaggagaCCATTCAGGAAGCAGGAGTCCAGGCTGGAGAAAGAAGCACTATAGAGG agaCCACAACAGCTGCTGAGCCTGCTCCAGAAGAATTCGATAATTCTACCTACAAGAACCTTCAGCATCATGAATATAACATTTATACCTTTGTTGATTCTGTTGCGGTTCTCTCAAAATTCAGGCAGCCTCAGCCATCTTCTGGAAGACCATCACCAAGGCACTGA
- the NDUFV3 gene encoding NADH dehydrogenase [ubiquinone] flavoprotein 3, mitochondrial isoform X2: protein MAASSLLGCGRAATRKVLRLEARGLPGAAPSAALCTRPAGSGTPPPTISANKGESISSTNLKEASKPSAEDMRMFMSRKTVVAFPQRVVVSSLEEENLTTPATEGGLRNKLVEEETLSSSSSDSDSSSDSEEENDDDSEVAIKTKIEFPRRDSIFSENIAVKASMLAKENLSQKSHKGYVAKKKPCKRETDVSAIKQVAFSKTSVSHETSKSKARDLKVKSTPKEAVRQKLVLEPYMVESQDLADVTHKSDYLEEKSIGTQVAAIQLKASSVTQEDKKQKLVSRGEEKKVKQAQESEAEAVTAPKLEEENSESTMLVMGTAAKEETIQEAGVQAGERSTIEETTTAAEPAPEEFDNSTYKNLQHHEYNIYTFVDSVAVLSKFRQPQPSSGRPSPRH, encoded by the exons ATGGCCGCTTCCTCCCTGCTGGGCTGCGGCCGGGCGGCGACCCGCAAG GTTTTGCGGCTGGAGGCCCGCGGGCTGCCAGGGGCGGCTCCCTCCGCGGCGCTCTGTACCAGGCCGGCGGGCTCCGGGACGCCGCCGCCAACGA TATCTGCAAACAAAGGTGAGAGCATATCTAGTACTAACCTCAAGGAAGCTTCAAAACCTTCTGCTGAAGACATGAGGATGTTCATGTCAAGAAAAACTGTGGTTGCATTTCCTCAGCGAGTAGTTGTTTCTTCCCTTGAGGAGGAAAACCTCACTACACCTGCAACAGAAGGAGGCTTGAGGAACAAGTTAGTTGAGGAAGAAACTTTGTCTTCATCCAGCTCAGATTCAGATTCTAGCTCAGAttctgaggaagaaaatgatGATGATTCAGAAGTTgctattaaaaccaaaattgaGTTTCCTAGACGAGATTCCATCTTTTCTGAGAACATAGCAGTAAAGGCATCAATGCTAGCAAAAGAGAACTTGTCCCAGAAATCCCACAAAGGATATGTAGCTAAGAAGAAGCCatgcaaaagagaaactgaTGTGTCTGCTATCAAGCAGGTTGCATTTTCTAAAACATCAGTCAGCCATGAAACATCAAAATCCAAAGCAAGAGACCTTAAAGTAAAATCAACTCCAAAAGAAGCAGTTCGGCAGAAGCTGGTCTTAGAACCATACATGGTTGAAAGCCAAGACCTGGCTGATGTCACTCATAAGTCTGATTATTTGGAGGAAAAGTCTATTGGAACCCAAGTAGCAGCTATTCAGCTGAAAGCTTCATCAGTGACTcaggaagacaaaaagcaaaagctggtatccagaggagaagaaaaaaaggtgaagcaGGCACAGGagtcagaagcagaagcagtaaCTGCTCCTAAACTAGAAGAAGAGAATTCTGAAAGCACAATGTTGGTGATgggcactgcagcaaaggaggagaCCATTCAGGAAGCAGGAGTCCAGGCTGGAGAAAGAAGCACTATAGAGG agaCCACAACAGCTGCTGAGCCTGCTCCAGAAGAATTCGATAATTCTACCTACAAGAACCTTCAGCATCATGAATATAACATTTATACCTTTGTTGATTCTGTTGCGGTTCTCTCAAAATTCAGGCAGCCTCAGCCATCTTCTGGAAGACCATCACCAAGGCACTGA